A window of the Zavarzinia compransoris genome harbors these coding sequences:
- the rpsA gene encoding 30S ribosomal protein S1, with translation MTEFKENFAELLEEVFGTANSLEGSVIEGRVVSIENDFAVIDVGLKAEGRVALKEFAPPGQKAELKPGDIVEVYLERMENAMGEAVISREKARREEAWTILERAFEKGQRVEGVIFGRVKGGFTVDLSGAVAFLPGSQVDVRPVRDITPLMGVPQPFQILKMDRRRGNIVVSRRAVLEETRAEARSELVANLKEGQILEGVVKNITDYGAFVDLGGVDGLLHVTDIAWRRVNHPSEALTIGQTVKVQVIRVNPETQRISLGMKQLLADPWDGVSVKYPVGVKFLGRVTNITDYGAFVELEPGVEGLVHVSEMSWTKKNVHPGKIVSTSQEVEVMVLEVDANKRRISLGLKQCLENPWSAFAGQHPQGTEIEGEVKNITEFGLFIGLDGGVDGMVHLSDLDWNRPGEQAIQDYKKGDIVRAQVLDVDVEKERISLGIKQLGRDPLANNNEVRKGSVVTGTVVEVNEGGVEVEVGDDGLRGFIRRADLARDRQDQRPERFAVGDKIDAKITNVDRATRKLQLSIKAREIEEEKEAVAQYGSSDSGASLGDILGAAMSRARAKAEGGDEE, from the coding sequence ATGACCGAGTTCAAAGAGAATTTCGCCGAACTGCTTGAAGAAGTGTTCGGCACTGCCAATTCCCTCGAAGGCAGCGTGATCGAAGGCCGCGTGGTCTCGATCGAAAACGACTTCGCGGTGATTGATGTCGGCCTGAAGGCCGAGGGCCGCGTGGCCCTGAAGGAATTCGCGCCCCCCGGCCAGAAGGCCGAGCTGAAGCCCGGCGACATCGTCGAGGTTTACCTGGAGCGCATGGAAAACGCGATGGGCGAAGCGGTGATCAGCCGCGAGAAGGCCCGCCGCGAAGAAGCCTGGACCATCCTCGAGCGTGCGTTCGAGAAGGGCCAACGCGTCGAAGGCGTGATCTTCGGCCGCGTGAAGGGTGGCTTTACCGTCGACCTGTCGGGCGCGGTGGCCTTCCTGCCCGGTTCGCAGGTCGACGTCCGCCCGGTCCGCGACATCACGCCCCTGATGGGCGTGCCGCAGCCGTTCCAGATCCTGAAGATGGACCGTCGCCGCGGCAATATCGTCGTCTCGCGCCGTGCCGTCCTCGAAGAAACCCGCGCCGAAGCCCGGTCGGAACTGGTCGCCAACCTCAAGGAAGGCCAGATCCTCGAAGGCGTGGTCAAGAACATCACCGACTACGGTGCGTTCGTCGACCTCGGCGGCGTCGACGGCCTGCTGCATGTCACCGACATTGCGTGGCGCCGCGTCAACCACCCGTCCGAGGCCCTCACCATCGGCCAGACCGTGAAGGTCCAGGTCATCCGCGTGAACCCGGAAACCCAGCGCATTTCGCTCGGCATGAAGCAGCTGCTGGCCGATCCGTGGGACGGCGTCTCGGTCAAGTATCCGGTGGGCGTGAAGTTCCTCGGCCGCGTGACCAACATCACCGACTACGGCGCCTTCGTCGAACTGGAGCCGGGCGTCGAAGGCCTGGTCCATGTCTCCGAAATGAGCTGGACCAAGAAGAACGTCCATCCGGGCAAGATCGTTTCCACCTCGCAGGAAGTGGAAGTCATGGTCCTCGAGGTCGACGCCAACAAGCGCCGCATCTCGCTCGGCCTGAAGCAGTGCCTGGAGAACCCGTGGTCGGCCTTCGCGGGCCAGCACCCGCAGGGCACGGAAATCGAGGGCGAGGTCAAGAACATCACCGAATTCGGTCTGTTCATCGGTCTCGATGGCGGCGTGGACGGCATGGTCCACCTCTCCGACCTCGACTGGAACCGTCCTGGCGAACAGGCGATCCAGGACTACAAGAAGGGCGACATCGTCCGGGCGCAGGTTCTCGACGTCGACGTCGAGAAGGAACGCATCTCCCTCGGCATCAAGCAGCTCGGCCGTGACCCGCTGGCCAACAACAACGAAGTCCGCAAGGGCTCCGTCGTGACCGGCACGGTGGTCGAGGTGAACGAGGGCGGCGTCGAGGTGGAAGTCGGCGACGACGGTCTCCGCGGCTTCATCCGCCGCGCCGACCTCGCCCGCGACCGCCAGGACCAGCGCCCCGAGCGCTTCGCCGTGGGCGACAAGATCGACGCCAAGATCACCAACGTCGATCGCGCCACCCGCAAGCTCCAGCTCTCGATCAAAGCCCGCGAGATCGAGGAAGAGAAGGAAGCCGTCGCCCAGTACGGCTCGTCCGACTCGGGCGCGTCGCTCGGCGACATCCTGGGCGCGGCCATGTCCCGCGCCCGCGCCAAGGCCGAAGGCGGCGACGAGGAATAA
- the cmk gene encoding (d)CMP kinase, whose amino-acid sequence MSGRPFVVAIDGPAAAGKGTLARRLAAAFGFAYLDTGALYRAVALGLLRAGNASPSESDATKAALRLDHQWLASPDLRQEATGNLASVVAAMPAVRAALDAFQRRFAAQPPDGAPGAVIDGRDIGTVICPGAPVKLFLTASVAARADRRRLELEARGESADLARIAAEIEARDARDAGRAAAPLKAAEDAHLLDTSDLGIEDVFMKAKAIIETARQARG is encoded by the coding sequence ATGAGCGGGCGGCCCTTCGTCGTCGCCATCGACGGGCCGGCGGCGGCCGGCAAGGGCACCCTCGCGCGCCGGCTGGCCGCCGCCTTCGGCTTCGCCTATCTCGATACGGGCGCGCTCTACCGGGCCGTCGCCCTCGGCCTGCTGCGCGCCGGCAATGCCAGCCCGAGCGAGAGCGACGCGACCAAGGCGGCGCTGCGCCTCGACCATCAATGGCTGGCCAGCCCCGATCTCCGCCAGGAGGCGACGGGCAATCTCGCCTCGGTCGTCGCCGCCATGCCGGCGGTGCGCGCGGCCCTCGACGCCTTCCAGCGCCGCTTCGCCGCCCAGCCGCCGGACGGCGCCCCCGGCGCCGTGATCGACGGCCGCGACATCGGCACCGTGATCTGCCCCGGGGCGCCGGTGAAACTGTTCCTGACCGCCTCGGTCGCCGCCCGCGCCGACCGCCGCCGCCTGGAACTGGAAGCCCGGGGCGAGAGCGCCGACCTCGCCCGCATCGCCGCCGAGATCGAGGCGCGCGACGCTCGCGACGCCGGCCGCGCCGCCGCCCCCCTGAAGGCGGCCGAAGACGCGCACTTGCTGGACACCTCCGATTTGGGTATTGAAGACGTCTTCATGAAGGCGAAGGCCATCATCGAGACGGCGCGGCAGGCGCGGGGCTGA
- the aroA gene encoding 3-phosphoshikimate 1-carboxyvinyltransferase, with product MPAQSAKSSPALAGAVTVPGDKSISHRALILGALAVGRTEVTGLLEGDDVLRTAECMRRLGAKVVRLGPGRWQVDGVGVGGLVEPADVLDMGNSGTGARLLMGVVAGHPITAVFTGDASLNRRPMARVTEPLARMGAAFVGRAGNKLPLAVVGARNPLPIEYRLPVASAQVKSAILLAGLCAPGETTVIEPEPTRDHSERLLGHFGAEIRIVDAADGSRRVTLRGQPELTAAPVVVPGDPSSAAFPLVAALIVPGSDVIIENVGLNPLRIGLFDTLIEMGASIEYLNRRVAGGEPVADLRVRHSALKGVTVPAERAPSMIDEYPVLAVAAGFATGTTRMNGLAELRVKESDRLAAVAAGLAANGIAHEAGPDFLIVAGKGKVPGGGTVATHMDHRIAMSFLVMGLAAERPVTVDDIHMIDTSFPGFGTLMASLGATLE from the coding sequence GTGCCTGCGCAAAGTGCAAAATCCAGCCCCGCCCTCGCCGGCGCCGTTACGGTCCCGGGGGACAAGTCGATCTCTCATCGCGCCCTGATTCTGGGCGCCCTTGCCGTCGGCCGGACCGAGGTGACGGGCCTGCTCGAAGGCGACGACGTGCTGCGCACCGCCGAATGCATGCGCCGCCTGGGCGCCAAGGTGGTCCGCCTCGGCCCCGGCCGCTGGCAGGTCGACGGCGTCGGCGTCGGCGGCCTGGTCGAGCCGGCGGACGTCCTCGACATGGGCAATTCGGGCACCGGCGCCCGCCTGCTCATGGGCGTCGTCGCCGGCCACCCGATCACCGCGGTCTTCACCGGCGACGCCTCGCTGAACCGCCGGCCCATGGCCCGGGTCACCGAGCCGCTGGCACGCATGGGGGCGGCCTTCGTCGGCCGCGCCGGCAACAAGCTGCCGCTGGCCGTGGTCGGCGCCCGCAATCCCCTGCCGATCGAATACCGCCTGCCGGTCGCCTCGGCCCAGGTGAAATCGGCCATCCTGCTTGCCGGCCTGTGCGCCCCGGGCGAGACCACGGTGATCGAGCCCGAGCCGACGCGCGACCATTCGGAACGCCTGCTCGGCCATTTCGGTGCCGAGATCCGCATCGTCGATGCCGCGGACGGCAGCCGCCGGGTGACCCTGCGCGGCCAGCCGGAACTGACCGCCGCCCCCGTGGTCGTGCCGGGCGACCCCTCCTCCGCCGCCTTCCCGCTGGTCGCGGCCCTGATCGTGCCCGGCTCGGATGTGATCATCGAGAATGTGGGGCTGAACCCGCTGCGCATCGGCCTGTTCGACACGCTGATCGAGATGGGCGCCAGCATCGAATACCTGAACCGGCGCGTTGCCGGGGGCGAGCCGGTCGCCGACTTGCGGGTGCGCCATTCGGCGCTGAAGGGCGTCACCGTGCCGGCCGAACGGGCGCCCTCGATGATCGACGAATATCCGGTGCTGGCCGTCGCCGCCGGTTTCGCCACCGGCACGACCCGGATGAACGGCCTTGCCGAACTCCGCGTCAAGGAAAGCGACCGCCTGGCCGCCGTCGCCGCCGGCCTGGCCGCCAACGGCATCGCCCATGAGGCCGGCCCGGATTTCCTGATCGTGGCCGGCAAGGGCAAGGTCCCGGGCGGCGGCACCGTCGCCACCCATATGGACCATCGCATCGCCATGTCGTTCCTGGTCATGGGCCTGGCCGCGGAACGGCCGGTGACGGTCGACGACATTCACATGATCGACACGTCCTTCCCCGGCTTCGGCACCCTGATGGCGTCGCTCGGCGCGACACTCGAATGA
- a CDS encoding TIGR02300 family protein, with translation MAKPEWGVKRQCLSCGARFYDLGRDPIVCPKCEAVFEPDAALKIRRVRPDAKAAKSKAVAAAAAVVDRDDEEVDDDSDEDTPGRAADEDEDEEDDAGIEELDGDEEDIIADATDGDEDGDDDIDVDDVEDDSEDDDTLLDADEDLDDEDLEDVVDADLDLDDEKDR, from the coding sequence TTGGCCAAACCGGAATGGGGCGTGAAGCGGCAGTGCCTTTCCTGTGGCGCCCGCTTCTATGATCTGGGCCGCGATCCGATCGTGTGCCCGAAGTGCGAAGCGGTCTTCGAGCCTGACGCGGCGCTGAAGATCCGCCGGGTCCGCCCGGACGCGAAGGCGGCCAAGTCGAAGGCGGTCGCCGCGGCGGCGGCGGTGGTCGATCGCGACGACGAGGAAGTCGACGACGACAGCGACGAGGATACCCCCGGCCGGGCCGCGGACGAGGATGAGGACGAAGAGGACGACGCCGGCATCGAGGAACTCGACGGCGACGAGGAAGACATCATCGCCGACGCGACCGACGGCGACGAGGACGGTGACGACGACATCGACGTCGACGACGTCGAGGACGACAGCGAGGACGACGACACCCTGCTCGACGCCGACGAGGATCTCGACGACGAGGATCTCGAGGACGTGGTCGATGCCGACCTCGACCTTGACGACGAGAAGGATCGCTGA
- the gpt gene encoding xanthine phosphoribosyltransferase — protein MSEPNSQKAFPVSWEQFHRDTRALTWRLTAGTRKYKAIVCITRGGLVPALIIARELNIRLIDTICIASYHDYKEQGAAQVMKGVGPELADLAADGGSEILLLDDLVDTGKTARIVRDMLPKAHFATVYAKPMGRPLVDTYVTEVSQDTWIYFPWDMGLSFQPPIAG, from the coding sequence ATGTCGGAACCCAACAGTCAAAAGGCTTTCCCCGTTTCCTGGGAACAGTTCCACCGCGATACCCGCGCCCTGACCTGGCGCCTGACCGCGGGGACGCGGAAATACAAGGCGATCGTCTGCATCACCCGCGGCGGCCTGGTACCGGCCCTGATCATCGCGCGGGAACTGAACATCCGCCTGATCGACACGATCTGCATCGCCTCCTACCACGACTACAAGGAACAGGGCGCGGCCCAGGTGATGAAGGGCGTCGGCCCGGAACTGGCCGACCTGGCGGCGGACGGCGGCAGCGAGATCCTGCTGCTCGACGATCTGGTCGATACCGGCAAGACGGCGCGAATCGTCCGCGACATGCTGCCCAAGGCCCATTTCGCCACGGTCTATGCCAAGCCCATGGGCCGGCCCCTGGTCGATACCTATGTGACCGAGGTCAGCCAGGACACCTGGATCTATTTCCCCTGGGACATGGGCCTCAGCTTCCAGCCGCCGATCGCCGGCTGA
- a CDS encoding histone deacetylase family protein — MAFSAEPPGKEGKPIPLPLVHHQGYAPDLPAGHRFPMAKFALLFARLQAEGLAAPANTHVPAPIPRDALLRVHDAAYVDAVLARAVPPAIERRIGLPVDDGVARRALLAGGGTLLAARLALRHGLACNTAGGSHHARADSGAGFCIFNDVAVAVRALQAEGLIRRALIVDLDVHQGDGTAAIFRGDSSVFTLSVHCGANFPVRKEAGDLDIDLPAGTGDADYLAALAPALARALAAGPYDLAFYNAGVDVHADDRLGLLALSDEGIAARDRHVLAALRESGLPVAGVIGGGYMDDVAALAGRHAILHRTAAALISRRSAAGS, encoded by the coding sequence ATGGCATTCTCCGCTGAACCGCCGGGCAAGGAAGGTAAGCCCATTCCATTGCCGCTCGTCCACCATCAAGGCTACGCCCCGGACCTGCCCGCCGGGCATCGCTTCCCCATGGCGAAATTCGCCCTGCTCTTCGCCCGCCTGCAGGCGGAGGGGCTGGCCGCGCCGGCCAATACCCATGTCCCCGCCCCGATCCCGCGCGACGCCCTGCTGCGCGTCCATGACGCCGCCTATGTCGATGCCGTGCTCGCCCGTGCCGTACCGCCGGCGATCGAGCGGCGAATCGGCCTGCCGGTGGACGACGGGGTGGCGCGGCGCGCCCTGCTGGCGGGGGGCGGCACGCTGCTGGCCGCCCGGCTCGCGCTGCGCCACGGGCTGGCCTGCAATACCGCCGGCGGCAGCCACCACGCCCGGGCGGACAGCGGCGCCGGCTTCTGCATCTTCAACGACGTGGCGGTGGCCGTCCGCGCCCTGCAGGCCGAGGGCCTGATCCGCCGGGCCCTGATCGTCGATCTCGACGTCCATCAAGGCGACGGCACGGCCGCGATCTTCCGGGGCGATTCGTCGGTCTTCACCCTGTCGGTTCACTGCGGCGCCAATTTCCCGGTGCGGAAGGAGGCGGGCGACCTCGACATCGACCTGCCGGCGGGGACGGGCGACGCGGACTATCTGGCCGCCCTGGCGCCGGCCCTGGCGCGGGCGCTGGCCGCCGGCCCCTATGATCTCGCCTTCTACAATGCCGGCGTCGACGTCCATGCCGACGACCGGCTGGGCCTTCTGGCCCTGAGCGACGAGGGCATCGCCGCCCGCGACCGCCATGTGCTGGCCGCCTTGCGGGAATCGGGGCTGCCGGTGGCCGGCGTCATCGGCGGCGGCTATATGGACGACGTCGCCGCGCTGGCCGGGCGCCATGCCATCCTGCACCGGACGGCGGCGGCCCTGATCAGCCGGCGATCGGCGGCTGGAAGCTGA
- a CDS encoding fumarylacetoacetate hydrolase family protein, whose protein sequence is MKLVSFLDGQRLGYGAVKDGGIVDLSARLGAEAPTIKDCIATSLGKAALETGRAAPDLALAAVKLLPPVPAPGKILCIGVNYADHAAEMGRKPPPYPTVFTRFADTLAGPGDDLILPRNSADFDYEGELAVVIGRPARHVREADAMAHVAGYSIFQDASVRDFQRHTGQFTPGKNFPATGGFGPWLVTADEIRDPHALSIETMVNGTVRQHGSTADMIFRIPAIIAYLSSFTALHPGDVIATGTPSGVAAGQTPPPWLKAEDVVEVEIGQIGLLRHRVSEEG, encoded by the coding sequence ATGAAGCTCGTCTCTTTTCTCGATGGCCAGCGCCTCGGCTACGGCGCCGTGAAGGATGGGGGGATCGTCGACCTGTCGGCCCGCCTCGGCGCCGAAGCCCCGACGATCAAGGATTGCATCGCGACCAGCCTTGGCAAGGCGGCGCTGGAAACCGGCCGCGCCGCGCCCGATCTGGCACTTGCCGCGGTGAAACTGCTGCCGCCGGTGCCGGCGCCGGGCAAGATCCTGTGCATCGGCGTCAATTATGCCGATCACGCGGCGGAGATGGGACGGAAACCCCCGCCCTATCCGACCGTCTTCACCCGCTTCGCCGATACGCTGGCCGGCCCCGGCGACGACCTGATCCTGCCGCGGAATTCGGCCGATTTCGATTATGAGGGCGAATTGGCCGTGGTCATCGGCCGGCCGGCGCGCCATGTCCGCGAAGCCGACGCCATGGCCCATGTCGCCGGCTATTCGATCTTCCAGGATGCCTCGGTGCGCGATTTCCAGCGCCATACCGGCCAGTTCACCCCGGGCAAGAATTTTCCCGCCACCGGCGGCTTCGGCCCCTGGCTGGTGACGGCGGACGAGATCCGCGACCCCCATGCGCTCTCGATCGAGACAATGGTGAACGGCACGGTCCGCCAGCACGGCAGCACGGCGGACATGATCTTCCGCATTCCGGCGATCATCGCCTATCTCTCGTCCTTCACCGCCCTGCACCCGGGCGACGTGATCGCGACCGGCACGCCCTCCGGCGTCGCCGCCGGCCAGACCCCGCCGCCCTGGCTGAAGGCGGAAGATGTGGTCGAGGTCGAGATCGGACAGATCGGATTGCTGCGCCACCGCGTATCAGAGGAGGGATGA
- a CDS encoding IclR family transcriptional regulator has product MSSLDRMLRILDLFAAEKPRWTVEQAMARTGYSRSTIYRYFKSLANAGLVSPGPDGAYVLGPAVIGLDRLIRLYDPLLTAARPHLTDLARTLGLVAVVEPYRDRIVVTHVEAGPAADVPPDLLRGLTVEPFDSAAARVLLAHDHVRSLRRLHDVAAPAIAAAGLGDGWPAFRQALRVQRRVGFAVHAGAGPVGALRVAVPVFGAGDRVVAAIAVPAGERDSARVGDLLVRAARRISAVLLDQSAGDRRAMAVAESWRPAAPMARAAAPTTAERGRLA; this is encoded by the coding sequence ATGAGCAGTCTCGATCGCATGCTGAGAATTCTGGACCTTTTCGCCGCGGAAAAGCCGCGCTGGACGGTCGAACAGGCGATGGCGCGCACGGGGTATTCCCGGTCGACCATCTATCGCTATTTCAAGAGCCTGGCCAATGCCGGGCTGGTCTCGCCCGGGCCGGACGGGGCCTATGTCCTCGGCCCGGCGGTGATCGGGCTCGACCGGCTGATCCGGCTCTATGACCCGCTGCTGACCGCGGCGCGGCCCCATCTGACCGATCTGGCCCGCACGCTCGGGCTGGTCGCCGTGGTCGAGCCCTACCGCGACCGGATCGTCGTCACCCATGTCGAGGCGGGGCCCGCGGCCGACGTGCCCCCGGACCTGCTGCGCGGCCTCACCGTCGAGCCTTTCGACAGCGCGGCCGCCCGGGTCCTGCTTGCCCATGACCATGTCCGCAGCCTGCGCCGCCTGCACGACGTGGCGGCGCCGGCGATCGCGGCGGCGGGGCTGGGCGACGGCTGGCCGGCCTTCCGGCAGGCGCTGCGGGTGCAGCGGCGCGTCGGCTTTGCCGTCCATGCCGGGGCGGGGCCGGTCGGCGCCCTGCGGGTGGCGGTGCCGGTCTTCGGCGCTGGCGACCGGGTGGTCGCGGCCATCGCGGTCCCGGCCGGCGAGCGCGACAGCGCCCGCGTCGGCGATCTCCTGGTCCGGGCCGCGCGGCGGATTTCCGCCGTGCTGCTGGATCAGTCCGCGGGCGACAGGCGGGCGATGGCGGTGGCGGAATCCTGGCGTCCCGCCGCCCCGATGGCGAGAGCCGCGGCGCCGACCACCGCCGAACGGGGCAGGCTGGCGTAG
- a CDS encoding DUF952 domain-containing protein: MTGKTVYKIMDTAAWDEFQASGVFAGAPVDLADGFIHFSDAHQVQGTLDRHFAGRGDLVLVAVAADRLGPALVYEVSRGGDLFPHLYASLPRSAVVGAAALAIGAAGRQDSATAIARLSPAD; the protein is encoded by the coding sequence ATGACCGGAAAAACCGTCTACAAGATCATGGACACGGCGGCCTGGGACGAATTCCAGGCCTCCGGGGTCTTTGCCGGGGCGCCGGTCGACCTGGCCGACGGCTTCATCCATTTTTCCGACGCGCATCAGGTCCAGGGCACGCTGGACCGGCATTTCGCCGGTCGCGGCGATCTGGTCCTGGTCGCCGTCGCCGCCGACCGCCTGGGGCCGGCGCTGGTCTACGAAGTCTCCCGCGGGGGCGACCTCTTCCCCCATCTCTACGCCAGCCTGCCCCGTTCGGCGGTGGTCGGCGCCGCGGCTCTCGCCATCGGGGCGGCGGGACGCCAGGATTCCGCCACCGCCATCGCCCGCCTGTCGCCCGCGGACTGA